CTCATGGATGTGTAGACAGTGGTTTTTCACCAGTCCCTTGTATATCATATTCCTTCAGAAACAGAAACAGTGATAAAGCAGCAGCCCAACACAAAAATCCTTTATCATGGAGGCAGGTAAAATATGATATCCTCTAACACTGTTGTGAGCAGTGAAGAAATAGAGAATtctgaaccacacaatccagtgattctcCTTATGAACAATAATGAATGTATGATGGCAAGCTTGAGAAATGTGCCCCCTTTCCAAACTTGTGAACCGTGCATCCTCTCCAAAATGAGCTTCTAGTGTCAGTGAGATGAAGTGAACAACTGTTCAAAGCAAAGAGAACTCTGAAAAAATTGCTCAAAGCAATGAGAATTCGGATATATGGCAATGTTATTATTTAGAAGGTGTGCAACAAGTGAGATAGATTTGTGTCTGCGCTAAACACTTCTTTAATGCAAGCATTCGTATGATTGACACATGATTTAGGCTCATTTGACTGTCCATTTGATTTGCTTACTGAAGACATGATAACTACTATATATCATACAGGCAGTGAAACCCGAGAAACTCCAATGATGATATAATTCTGGACCAACCTTACAAACCAACTCCTAACAAAGGGTAACAAGATTGATGTATCTTACTGACACTTTTTGAAGTTGTTTGTTGAAGACTTGTTTTGCTGTGCTACAAATAgaactgaaaaaataattatctataAGCCAAAAACTTACTTGTTTGGTGGAACCCATCGCTGCTTCCCTCCATAGAAACCCCATACAAAGCTCTTCTCTGGCAGATTGCGAGGAAGTTTCTTGAAGAAACCACCCCAATTGTCCAGATCTACAAACAGAACCAGATTCATCTCTTCCAAATTCTTAGGATACGCTTCAAAAGATCTGGAAGGGTTGACAGCATTAGGTCTGTTTGTTGGTGCCTGAGATTTGGATGTATCTGCCTGAGACCTTCGTCCATCACCAATGGTTGACTGCTTGGTTGATGACTGAGGACAGACCACTTGGCCTTGTTCACGAAATGTTAACAGATGAACAGGGTCAGTCTTGACAGGATggtctgatgaagatgaagatgttgatgatgaGCTGGACTGACCTTGCCTGACTGGCAAGTTACAAGTGAATGGAGAGAGCCATTTAGTTGAAGCACCTGAGGGTTTGCTAGACGAGTGTTCCGTACGAGCTAATGAGGCAACATAATCTGCTGAAAGCTTTTCTTTCAAAGCAGCCTGCTGAGATGACTGAAGATGTTCTACTTTTGATAAACAAGATTGTTGCTCATTTGGTTTCAGTTTATCGTTCCCATTGTTGTCTTTGCAGAACATGGTATAATTTTCAACCGAAATTTCACATTCATTTTTCTCACTGGTCAAAATTGTTCTTTTTCGTTTCTTTGAATTTCTTCTTTTCTTTgaattttttcttttctttgaacTTTTAGCATTTGATGATGACTTTGCATTCATTTTACGCCTTTTACATGCTGATGCAGTCAGGTTTAAGAACTCATCCTCACTGGAACTGGATATATCAATTACAAAGGACCTCTTTCTCCCACTACCAAGAACAGAATCACTTTCTTCTGAAGATGTTGATGCAAGATGTCCAGTATCAGCACCTTCAGGAGTAGAAGATACATACGTACTAAGATGAATGTCCACATCTGCTGTCACAGAAGCAGAATCATGATGCGGAGTTTCCTCATCACCTGAAGAAGAAGATCCCGATGCAATGGAATGAATTTCCACATGTCCTTGAGAAGTTCCTGCCAGTCCTGAAGTAGAAGGTTCTGGTTGAGAAGGTGGGGGTCCCTGACTAATTTGATGAGTTACACCTGGTCCTTCTGCAGACAATGTCTGCCCACTAGGATTCATTTGCAGGGTATGGCCACAACGAAGTACAAACTCATTGAAGGATTTACAGCTGAGGTTGATGCTGACTCCCTGCATGCCAGTTGTACAATTGTGGATACCATCAGGTGGTGGGGTATGTAGGATCTGTAGACAGGTATCACAGGTACTGTCCCCAAGGTATTCCGCAAATATTTCTGCCTGTAAACAGGTTTTGTGAGAATGGTTAATATGACATTTGTTAAGGAATACTTAATATCAGATTTGTAGGGAGGCAAcagattgagagagagagagagagagagagagagagagagagagagagagcaaagAGGGAAAATAGGAGATTGTGTTAAGTGGAAAAGaagtgaaaagaaacaaaacatcatAAAGGTTTGTGTAACTACTTTGAGAAGTATTTGGAAGTTGTAGTACTAAGGTGGGATAACAATTTAtgaatgaacaacttctttaccaCAGTATTAGCAATCTTTCAGTGTAGGTTCTAAGACTTATTAGAGTTGTGATACACCGAAACAACCTAACCACTAAAGACATATTCACTGAAACATTGCTCCAGTTGTAATATTAAAGCTGTTcatctacagtggaagctgtcaaaaccggcatctgtccgaTCTgccaagttgtcaacaccagcataaaatctcagtctcgCCCATGACTTGTTCATTTATTATCAGCTCtacaaactggattatttcttcagttccgATGAGTGCCAATTTAGACAGCTTCTACTGTATATATTCTTATCCTTCcatagttttgtcaaatatatctataaTTAATATGTATACAATTGACTGAAATGTTCTTACCAGGTTACTAGAAGCTGATGATGTGAACATGTGCATTTCCTCTGTCTCTCGCTGGTGCTGTTCTAGCTCCTGCTGACTTTCCACCACCACCTGACATTCCACACAGGTCAAGGTGAAGGTTGGACACCTGGCCTTCACCTTCTGGATGAAGTCCAATGCCAATTCTTGTGTCACTGGTACAGTCCTTGGACATGATGATGGATTGCTGTTGAGGTCATCTGGAAATATCAGGTTTTTTATCATTTAATGGATTGATACTGATATTAGTGATAAGGGAGAAAAGCCTAGTGTTTACCACTTAATTGAATGAATGGTGAAACCCAGGAGTGCCAATATTGTGTTGTTAAACCCTAGAATCAATTGGGATGAACTAAGATATTACCTAGTGATTATCTATTACTGGCATGTCTAAGGGTACAAGTCAAGAACAGCAAACTGTTGACTGTTTGACCCTCAATGACTGGATCATCTACACCCCCATAGTTTGACATATCTGAGAGAGGTGGATGCAAGAAGCAAGGCTGAAGCAGCACTATTGGCAATGTGAGCTTGAGCAGCCTTAGGGTAGTTCTAGGTTGTGTTTGGGATAGTTTGGGTAGAACTTGGATGGGCTTGTGGCAGAAGTGGGTTCAAAGTGTCCTTTGAGTGACTTGAGATTTAAGCTGAGAGTGTAAATGGTCAAAATGAAGTGGCAACATGTATGGTGTGGCTAGCACATTCGTACGAGAGGTAAAGGTATCTATTTGACTGGGTGAACAAAATAGCTCAAAGAACATCACCACATTTGCAAAATTTTGCAGCAAGCCTggatccacttgcacaaacctCCCTCAGTGCTACGACAGCTGTTAACCTATGTTATTATATGAGAGTTGCgtttgctttgtgcaagtggaaaAATCCCCTCTTGACTTGAACACCACTGTCTATCCAAACTCTTCCCAGAATGACTGGGAGTCATTATAGTCTCACCACTGAAAGGGTAGGCCACCTCGAAGTGGTGGAGCTCCTCCATGTGGTTGTGACAGCGCATCTTCTCCGGGAAGAAGAGCAGGCACTGTGGACACATGTAGGCACACACTGGCAGCGGGGAGGAGAGACTCAGATGGTCTGACATCACCATGTGCTCTTGACATTCGATCTTTCGCTGAAAACAGTAATGGAGTCCTAATCATATGGTCAAGGTTTTTGCATTATAGACACAAAACCTGATTCTCTTAAGCAGATTATGGAGGGTACACCAGTACCGTGAATACTGGAAAACCTTTAAAAATGACTTTTTTTCTGTTAGCAATCAAGTTAGAGCCATACAATCCAGCGAGTGACGTCCAAGTCTGACCCACGAAACTGACTCATACAAGAGGCATATGTTGCTGTGCATCCTTTCTTACAAAGCATCATCACATGGTTCTTATTCATGGAAATATTCACCTGGAAACTTTCTCCACACTTTGGGCACAAAAACCCCAGAGGATGATGTGGCAGGCAGCCATTGGGCATCTGCAGCAGGGGATTGCAGGGGGAATGTTCAAAATCACGTTCATGCATTTCATGATCCTGCTGACTTGTGAACTTGacttgacatccaatgattgaaCAAGTTTCCGAGTAGTCATTGGCATTGTTGGAGGTATTCAGTGATGGAGGTGATGCAAGTCGCTGGGAACGCCTAttactcctgtctacagtttcAATTTGTTGCAGCACTTGACGCTGGCGCGCAGTCATCAGCGGTCGCTGTCTACCTGAAATAGAATTAAGAAAATAGTCAAttcatgtagtgagtgagtttaacttaatgtcactttaaacagtacttcagccagaaAACAACTTGTAAGTTTGATGTGGAGCAAGGTATGAAGTTGTGCAGATCTTCAAACCAAGAACATAACTGATGTGAGTCTTGGATTCAAAGACATGATCACAGGTTTCAGGAatacttttgttttttgttgctgAATGTCACACTaaacaatattcaagtcatATGATACCCATCTAAATAATGAAGCTTTGTATCTTCACAGATCTCCACAAAGGAGTTTTTGCATTAAGTCAAGTTCAAGATGGTCTTACAAAACCTTCAGACAGATATGGAcaaattattttatcatttgaaGAAAATTTCTTTTCACTAACTAAAACTTTCCCAAGCCAGCTCTTGTTCATCTGCACTTGATAAGAAATGAGAATAATTGAACATCTAAACAAACACCCAACAACAGAGGCTAAAGGCCATCCATGAATTGGAGCAGAGGGTGAATGATACAAAAAGAGAGGGCCAAAAACTTTGTTTATACTGCATTTCCACTCAACTGTCGTTCATGAGAGAGGCTGTGCAAACCATGAGATAGAATTCACTTTTCTTATTATGAATGAGGGAAACGAACATgtagacaaacacacaaacacaagacCAAACTCAAAAATATGTCTGTTGAATTCAAACTGTGGGACTAACACAGAATAATGTGTGTAGAACTCACCGTTTCTCTTGGCCCAGGATTCAGCCACATGCCGTGCTTGTTGTAGCTCATATGGAGACGACGCACTGAGCTTTAGATACAAGGAGTGAGCTTTCTCAGCTTCTTGTCTGTTCCTCATACGATTGATCTGTAGAAAAAAAATGCATAATCATCGGGGCTTCCATGAAAACACTATGAGGAGTTGAATACGATATGTATCACAAATACAGGGTAATGAATACTGACTATATGTTTACCATCAAGGaaattaaataacaaacatatcATTTACCTGCTTAGGttgaaacatttgatgttaTATTCTTATGAAAGTGTTGGGAAAATGAGTTTTTTTATGGCATGGCTTGCATACATTCAGCTGCAATGGGTATCtcaccatgagtgagtg
Above is a genomic segment from Haliotis asinina isolate JCU_RB_2024 chromosome 7, JCU_Hal_asi_v2, whole genome shotgun sequence containing:
- the LOC137290782 gene encoding E3 SUMO-protein ligase ZNF451-like, producing MTSCDSSVEIIDVTDSEMIQSPMNRNSRKDDSLDAPSPRFALLESVAGRFEQNRREREERINRMRNRQEAEKAHSLYLKLSASSPYELQQARHVAESWAKRNGRQRPLMTARQRQVLQQIETVDRSNRRSQRLASPPSLNTSNNANDYSETCSIIGCQVKFTSQQDHEMHERDFEHSPCNPLLQMPNGCLPHHPLGFLCPKCGESFQRKIECQEHMVMSDHLSLSSPLPVCAYMCPQCLLFFPEKMRCHNHMEELHHFEVAYPFSDDLNSNPSSCPRTVPVTQELALDFIQKVKARCPTFTLTCVECQVVVESQQELEQHQRETEEMHMFTSSASSNLAEIFAEYLGDSTCDTCLQILHTPPPDGIHNCTTGMQGVSINLSCKSFNEFVLRCGHTLQMNPSGQTLSAEGPGVTHQISQGPPPSQPEPSTSGLAGTSQGHVEIHSIASGSSSSGDEETPHHDSASVTADVDIHLSTYVSSTPEGADTGHLASTSSEESDSVLGSGRKRSFVIDISSSSEDEFLNLTASACKRRKMNAKSSSNAKSSKKRKNSKKRRNSKKRKRTILTSEKNECEISVENYTMFCKDNNGNDKLKPNEQQSCLSKVEHLQSSQQAALKEKLSADYVASLARTEHSSSKPSGASTKWLSPFTCNLPVRQGQSSSSSTSSSSSDHPVKTDPVHLLTFREQGQVVCPQSSTKQSTIGDGRRSQADTSKSQAPTNRPNAVNPSRSFEAYPKNLEEMNLVLFVDLDNWGGFFKKLPRNLPEKSFVWGFYGGKQRWVPPNKNMIYKGLVKNHCLHIHEQCGTSKDAADFAICLTVGKMDERLPKHIPFTILSGDKGFLEVERQMKMSSRRMVVIDPHNAEQHDNEVLYTMIVSVANN